From Zingiber officinale cultivar Zhangliang chromosome 5B, Zo_v1.1, whole genome shotgun sequence, the proteins below share one genomic window:
- the LOC121985033 gene encoding uncharacterized protein LOC121985033 — protein MPVGLPPTAPSTTAIPLHLRALAVGAHDQIVFPLYKYRCGARALSSLSRRTTMEATTYQSADDQLRTDFLQILRSRRRKPDVSLSVELGGPVMDPMYQAAIYPGSREVMEACHRENLDGFKDRVIEENIYLTVEEGEQGRLPVLILSLKDNTTQRKPAIVILHSSYKCKEWLRPLLEAYASRGYVAVAIDSRYHGERASNTTAYKDALVSAWKNGDTMPFIYDTVWDLIKLAEYLVQREDVDPVRIGITGESLGGMHAWFAAAADERYSVVVPIIGVQGFRWALDNDKWHARADSIKPVFEAACKDLGKDEIDKEVVEKVWERIAPGLASQFDAPYTVPSIAPRPLLILNGAEDPRCPLSGLDVSIAKVNDIYEEANCKEKFKFIPEAGVGHYMTVSMVEEASLWFDKFLK, from the exons ATGCCAGTTGGCCTTCCTCCGACCGCCCCGTCCACCACGGCGATACCGCTCCACCTACGTGCGCTCGCCGTAGGCGCACATGATCAGATCGTCTTCCCTCTTTATAAGTACCGTTGTGGAGCGAGGGCTCTGAGTTCCCTCAGTCGCCGGACAACGATGGAAGCCACCACCTATCAATCAGCCGACGATCAGCTTCGAACGGACTTCCTCCAGATCCTGCGAAGCCGGAGGCGGAAGCCTGACG TTTCTCTATCCGTTGAACTTGGGGGGCCGGTGATGGATCCGATGTATCAGGCGGCGATATATCCAGGTTCGAGGGAG GTAATGGAAGCTTGTCATAGAGAGAACCTCGATGGCTTCAAGGATAGAGTGATCGAGGAGAATATTTATCTAACAGTTGAG GAAGGTGAGCAAGGTCGTCTCCCTGTATTGATTCTGAGCTTGAAGGATAATACAACACAGAGAAAGCCAGCTATTGTAATTTTACATAGCTCTTATAAGTGCAAGGAATGGTTGCGGCCATTACTTGAG GCATATGCTTCAAGAGGATATGTGGCTGTTGCTATTGATTCTCGCTACCATGGAGAAAGAGCTAGCAACACAACAGCATACAAAGAT GCTCTGGTTTCAGCATGGAAAAATGGTGATACAATGCCTTTCATCTATGATACA GTCTGGGACTTAATAAAATTAGCAGAGTATTTAGTACAAAGGGAAGATGTTGATCCTGTTCGAATTGGAATTACTGGTGAATCACTTGGAG GCATGCATGCATGGTTTGCTGCAGCAGCTGATGAAAGGTACTCTGTGGTAGTCCCTATAATCGGGGTTCAG GGTTTCAGATGGGCTTTAGATAATGATAAGTGGCATGCTCGAGCAGATAGCATAAAACCTGTCTTCGAAG CGGCTTGCAAGGATTTAGGAAAAGATGAAATTGATAAAGAAGTTGTGGAGAAG gtGTGGGAGAGAATTGCTCCAGGTCTAGCCTCCCAGTTCGACGCACCTTATACGGTTCCTTCTATTGCACCAAGGCCCCTGCTAATCTTGAATG GTGCAGAAGATCCTCGCTGCCCTCTTTCCGGTTTAGATGTTTCGATAGCAAAGGTAAATGACATCTACGAAGAAGCCAACTGCAAAGAAAAATTCAAG TTTATACCCGAAGCTGGAGTAGGGCACTATATGACCGTGTCGATGGTGGAAGAAGCAAGCCTCTGGTTTGACAAGTTCCTTAAATAA